Proteins co-encoded in one Streptomyces roseochromogenus subsp. oscitans DS 12.976 genomic window:
- a CDS encoding tetratricopeptide repeat protein produces MSGAVHPAVERAEMLIELERVGEARTVLEKRLAEDPDDIRALVKYARCHLVGEKDPAKALETAERALALDPGDIGALIMRAHALRWVDGFRFPEAEGVLREVIRLAPEYWYGYALLADWLWRIRFISAGRAGGGRVPDGTMDAALREAGEVAREAVRLGPEEVYAYEVAWLIADRAGNRTVADQLDQVILRLDPNHAGALARRTTKAAAAPGVKAAEAATLYADALAATPHSRPLQQGLDHASYRLLRGVRWIALLSLGLAGVLLDLWTKDGQVPRELPVSLGQRLWYFVPVGALWAVGALLRYRRLRTGVRYNLRSLIHRRRWPRIVLGQAAWAVLCALVISQVPWTERTVPRIVFWVGLVPTLATIWFDRKKTT; encoded by the coding sequence GTGAGCGGCGCCGTGCACCCTGCCGTGGAGCGGGCCGAGATGCTGATCGAGCTGGAGCGCGTCGGCGAGGCCAGGACGGTGCTTGAGAAGCGGCTCGCCGAAGACCCGGACGACATCCGCGCGCTGGTGAAGTACGCCCGGTGTCATCTGGTGGGCGAGAAGGACCCGGCCAAGGCGCTGGAGACGGCCGAGCGGGCGCTCGCGCTCGACCCCGGGGACATCGGCGCGCTCATCATGCGCGCACACGCCCTGCGCTGGGTCGACGGTTTCCGCTTCCCGGAGGCCGAGGGCGTCCTGCGTGAGGTGATCCGCCTCGCTCCCGAGTACTGGTACGGGTACGCACTGCTCGCCGACTGGCTGTGGCGCATCAGGTTCATCAGTGCCGGGCGCGCGGGCGGCGGTCGGGTCCCGGACGGCACCATGGACGCCGCCCTGCGGGAGGCCGGCGAGGTGGCCCGGGAAGCCGTCCGCCTCGGCCCCGAGGAGGTGTACGCGTACGAGGTGGCGTGGCTGATCGCCGACCGGGCGGGCAACCGTACCGTCGCCGACCAGCTCGACCAGGTCATCCTCCGCCTCGACCCGAACCACGCGGGGGCTCTGGCCCGGCGGACCACGAAGGCCGCCGCCGCACCCGGCGTCAAGGCCGCCGAGGCCGCCACCCTCTACGCCGACGCCCTCGCCGCCACCCCGCACTCCAGACCCCTGCAGCAGGGCCTGGACCACGCCTCCTACCGGCTGCTGCGCGGGGTGCGCTGGATCGCCCTGCTCAGTCTGGGGCTCGCCGGTGTGCTGCTCGATCTGTGGACCAAGGACGGGCAGGTCCCGCGTGAGCTGCCGGTCTCCCTCGGCCAGCGGCTGTGGTACTTCGTGCCCGTCGGCGCCCTCTGGGCCGTCGGCGCGCTGCTGCGCTACCGCCGGCTGCGGACCGGCGTCCGCTACAACCTCCGTTCCCTGATCCACCGCCGCCGCTGGCCCCGGATCGTCCTCGGCCAGGCCGCCTGGGCCGTGCTGTGTGCGCTGGTCATCAGCCAGGTGCCGTGGACCGAGCGGACGGTGCCGCGGATCGTCTTCTGGGTGGGGCTGGTGCCGACGCTGGCGACGATCTGGTTCGACCGGAAGAAGACCACCTGA
- a CDS encoding ATP-binding protein — protein MPEDSPLIQSLRTAVAAAPADVPLRLHLAELLLGEGQPDAAVAEAAVALQHAPGDAQARQLMARAMGLPQQPAPAAPEVPAASQPAPAGQRPGFDWKAAEEQVGDVVPPRFVEAEEPMRADGEGDPGDAEAWDVERPGGLRLADVGGMQEVKDRLEAAFLAPLRNPELQKLYGKSLRGGLLLYGPPGCGKTFIARAVAGELGASFLSVSVSDVLDMWTGNSERNMHEVFQTARRQAPCVLFLDELDALGAKRSRTLHGGMRNTVNQLLTELDGVDGGANDGVFVLAATNVPWDVDNALRRPGRLDRTLLVLPPDAPAREAILRYHLRDRPIENIDLTKLAKATDGLSGADLAHVCEAAAERALLDSARTGTVRMIGMKDLLAAAKEVVPSTEPWFAAARNVAMFANEGGMYDDLVAYLKRRRKL, from the coding sequence ATGCCGGAAGACTCTCCTCTGATCCAGAGCCTGCGTACGGCCGTTGCCGCCGCGCCCGCCGATGTGCCGCTCCGACTGCATCTGGCCGAACTCCTCCTGGGCGAGGGGCAGCCCGACGCCGCGGTCGCCGAGGCTGCCGTCGCGTTGCAGCACGCGCCGGGGGACGCACAGGCGCGGCAGCTCATGGCCCGCGCCATGGGCCTGCCCCAGCAGCCGGCCCCCGCCGCACCGGAGGTCCCCGCGGCCTCGCAGCCCGCCCCGGCAGGGCAGCGCCCCGGTTTCGACTGGAAGGCCGCCGAAGAGCAGGTCGGTGATGTCGTACCGCCGCGGTTCGTCGAGGCGGAGGAGCCGATGCGGGCGGACGGGGAAGGCGACCCCGGGGACGCCGAAGCCTGGGACGTGGAGCGGCCCGGGGGGCTGCGGCTCGCCGACGTCGGCGGGATGCAGGAGGTGAAGGACCGGCTGGAGGCCGCCTTCCTCGCGCCCCTGCGCAATCCCGAACTGCAGAAGCTGTACGGGAAGAGCCTGCGGGGCGGGCTGTTGCTGTACGGGCCTCCGGGCTGCGGGAAGACCTTCATCGCGCGGGCCGTCGCCGGGGAACTCGGGGCGTCCTTCCTGTCCGTGTCGGTCAGCGACGTGCTCGACATGTGGACCGGCAACTCCGAGCGCAACATGCACGAGGTCTTCCAGACCGCCCGTCGGCAGGCGCCCTGTGTCCTCTTCCTCGACGAGCTGGACGCCCTCGGCGCCAAGCGCAGCCGCACCCTGCACGGCGGCATGCGCAACACCGTCAATCAGCTGCTGACCGAGCTGGACGGGGTCGACGGGGGCGCCAACGACGGGGTGTTCGTGCTCGCCGCCACCAATGTGCCCTGGGACGTCGACAACGCGCTGCGGCGACCGGGGCGGCTGGACCGGACCCTGCTCGTGCTGCCGCCGGACGCACCCGCCCGTGAGGCGATCCTCCGCTACCACCTGCGGGACCGGCCCATCGAGAACATCGACCTCACCAAGCTCGCCAAGGCCACCGACGGGCTCTCCGGCGCCGATCTGGCCCATGTGTGCGAGGCCGCCGCCGAGCGGGCACTGCTCGACTCCGCCCGGACCGGGACCGTACGGATGATCGGGATGAAGGACCTGCTGGCCGCCGCCAAGGAGGTCGTACCGTCCACCGAGCCGTGGTTCGCCGCCGCCCGGAACGTGGCGATGTTCGCCAACGAGGGCGGCATGTACGACGACCTCGTCGCCTATCTGAAGAGGCGGCGCAAGCTGTGA
- a CDS encoding DUF6247 family protein — translation MTHEVDPNSCERTPDAIRAALQRRPDWLRAFEQDWLSAAADFDQPALDAVIEKWFPFACACATPGYLDEVEQTLKRMTEGETEGMVFHDADGNVYDADNHHIDTSRCR, via the coding sequence ATGACCCACGAGGTGGATCCGAACTCCTGCGAGAGAACCCCGGACGCGATCCGTGCGGCTCTGCAGCGGCGCCCCGACTGGCTGCGGGCCTTCGAGCAGGACTGGCTGAGCGCCGCGGCGGATTTCGACCAGCCTGCCCTCGACGCGGTTATCGAGAAGTGGTTCCCCTTCGCCTGTGCCTGCGCCACCCCCGGGTACCTCGACGAGGTGGAGCAGACCCTCAAGCGCATGACGGAAGGCGAAACAGAGGGCATGGTCTTCCACGACGCGGACGGCAACGTCTACGACGCCGACAACCATCACATCGACACGAGCAGGTGCAGGTGA